The following are encoded in a window of Limibacter armeniacum genomic DNA:
- a CDS encoding glycoside hydrolase family protein, with protein MINRKLFGATLLFVALLFSGIAFGQQPDPPGQVKNGKPVHEAYLFAHMTHADYGRLYYSVSLDGLHWKQLNSGKRVFEGYKGHPDICKGHDGRYYIAGNESDASPDINIWVSEDLVEWKKHSTYTPDLKKTPNYKPLQRIGAPKLYYDQPSAQYVMTWHTPHKEGTKKDPERYWASQRTLYVTSKDLVNFSDTPQKLLPWDMGTIDVSIRKIGEKYYTIIKDEAYPTLDWPTGKTIRIASSDNLFGPYEHLSDPISPNFREAPMLIPSPDGKVWYLYYEQYPGVSYGLSVSSKLEGPWHQISGYTFFADWDKYSFPSKVRHGCMITISKAEYDKLVNAFGIEKEEGM; from the coding sequence ATGATCAACAGAAAACTATTTGGGGCGACCTTACTTTTTGTCGCTCTGCTTTTTTCGGGAATAGCATTCGGTCAACAACCGGACCCTCCGGGGCAAGTGAAAAACGGAAAACCTGTCCATGAGGCTTATCTGTTTGCCCATATGACCCATGCAGATTATGGAAGGTTGTATTACTCAGTCAGTTTGGATGGACTGCATTGGAAACAGTTAAACAGTGGGAAAAGGGTGTTTGAGGGGTACAAAGGACATCCGGATATCTGTAAGGGGCATGATGGACGCTACTACATTGCGGGTAACGAAAGTGATGCATCGCCTGATATCAATATCTGGGTTTCGGAAGATTTGGTTGAATGGAAAAAGCACAGCACTTATACCCCTGACCTGAAAAAGACACCTAATTACAAGCCCTTGCAGCGGATAGGTGCCCCAAAACTGTATTATGACCAGCCGTCAGCGCAATATGTGATGACATGGCACACGCCTCACAAGGAAGGAACAAAGAAAGACCCTGAACGCTACTGGGCTAGCCAAAGAACCTTGTATGTTACTTCCAAGGATTTGGTGAACTTTTCGGATACCCCTCAGAAGCTGCTGCCTTGGGACATGGGTACCATTGATGTCAGCATCCGCAAAATCGGGGAGAAGTACTATACCATTATCAAGGATGAGGCTTATCCTACTTTGGATTGGCCAACGGGGAAAACGATCCGTATCGCAAGCTCGGACAACCTGTTCGGACCTTATGAGCACCTGTCTGACCCGATCAGCCCCAACTTCAGGGAAGCACCAATGTTGATTCCTTCACCTGACGGAAAGGTTTGGTACCTGTACTATGAGCAATATCCGGGGGTATCGTATGGGCTTTCGGTTTCCTCAAAGTTGGAAGGTCCTTGGCACCAGATTTCGGGTTATACCTTCTTCGCAGATTGGGACAAGTATTCATTCCCTTCCAAGGTAAGGCACGGCTGCATGATCACCATTTCCAAAGCGGAGTATGACAAGCTAGTCAATGCATTTGGAATCGAGAAAGAAGAGGGAATGTAA
- a CDS encoding SDR family NAD(P)-dependent oxidoreductase yields the protein MKVKDKVIVVTGGGSGMGRELTLQLLNKGAKVATADINESGLEETKQLAGELAKNLSIHVLDITDKAKVEAFPQVVIEEHGVVDGIINNAGIIQPFIDVKDLDYERIERIMNINFYGALYMVKSFLPHLLERPEGHIANVSSMGGFIPFPGQTFYGASKAAVKLLTEGLYAELKDTQVHVTVIHPGAVNTNITTNSGVEMRGNGDAAEQAAKTLSPQKAAEIMIDAIEQNKYRVMVGKDARFLDFFYRFNPEKAVKFIVKQMGALAKK from the coding sequence ATGAAAGTTAAAGACAAGGTGATTGTGGTGACCGGTGGCGGTAGTGGAATGGGGCGTGAGCTGACGCTTCAGTTACTCAATAAAGGGGCTAAAGTAGCCACAGCGGATATCAATGAGTCAGGACTGGAAGAAACAAAGCAACTCGCTGGTGAACTGGCTAAAAATCTCTCAATCCATGTACTGGATATTACAGATAAAGCAAAAGTGGAGGCTTTTCCTCAGGTAGTCATTGAGGAGCATGGGGTGGTTGATGGTATTATCAATAATGCTGGAATCATTCAACCCTTTATTGACGTGAAAGATCTTGACTATGAACGTATTGAGCGTATCATGAATATCAATTTTTATGGTGCCCTATATATGGTGAAATCATTCCTGCCACATTTGTTGGAGAGACCAGAAGGTCATATCGCCAATGTTTCCAGCATGGGTGGTTTTATTCCATTTCCGGGACAGACGTTTTATGGAGCTTCAAAAGCAGCCGTCAAACTATTGACAGAAGGACTTTACGCCGAGCTAAAGGATACTCAAGTACATGTGACGGTTATTCATCCCGGAGCAGTAAATACGAATATTACGACCAATTCAGGTGTTGAAATGAGGGGAAATGGCGATGCAGCCGAACAGGCAGCTAAAACACTGTCTCCTCAGAAGGCAGCAGAGATTATGATTGATGCCATTGAGCAGAACAAGTATCGTGTAATGGTAGGAAAGGATGCCCGTTTTCTGGATTTCTTCTACCGTTTTAATCCTGAGAAGGCGGTGAAGTTTATTGTAAAACAGATGGGGGCTTTAGCCAAAAAGTAG
- a CDS encoding DUF983 domain-containing protein, producing the protein MVRLVKKIIRGKCPICGKEKVFGSKGNVFLFKAPKMKECCPNCQHKFEKEPGYFMGAMYVSYALSIAEMVTAFIISRLLGVPSDYILYLLLFIVMILWPFNFRMSRIIWMYLT; encoded by the coding sequence ATGGTAAGGCTTGTCAAAAAAATCATCAGGGGTAAATGTCCCATTTGTGGGAAAGAAAAAGTATTTGGATCAAAAGGGAATGTCTTCTTGTTCAAAGCGCCTAAAATGAAAGAATGTTGCCCTAACTGCCAGCACAAGTTTGAAAAGGAGCCCGGTTACTTTATGGGAGCTATGTATGTTAGCTATGCGTTGAGTATTGCCGAAATGGTCACTGCCTTTATCATTAGCAGGTTGTTAGGAGTTCCATCTGACTACATCTTATACCTATTACTTTTTATCGTAATGATCCTTTGGCCATTTAACTTTCGTATGTCCAGAATCATATGGATGTACCTGACATAA
- a CDS encoding porin family protein translates to MKKLFLLLPLLLLGLTSYSQSLYKGGLEVGANMMGGNLMISNVEADTEYSWGIRLGYVGEYKLSDGAFLRGAVLLNQRGFQFADERWGLNAIDVPVNLGYNFNLNDDGLKLFLDAGVNLEYNFRAFTKINDELVTLTIGSEEGDIKRFSTGVNFGTGLQFSEKVKLRVNYYKGMTNLLQSNNDEWNNHVVGVSLDYFFKA, encoded by the coding sequence ATGAAAAAGCTATTTCTACTATTGCCATTGCTACTATTGGGTTTGACATCTTATTCTCAGTCTCTTTATAAAGGAGGTTTAGAAGTAGGAGCAAATATGATGGGAGGAAACTTGATGATTTCCAATGTGGAAGCTGATACGGAATACTCATGGGGAATAAGACTGGGATATGTTGGTGAGTATAAGCTTTCGGATGGCGCTTTTTTGAGAGGTGCCGTACTGCTTAATCAAAGAGGATTTCAATTTGCTGATGAAAGATGGGGATTGAATGCGATTGATGTACCTGTGAACTTGGGATACAATTTCAATTTGAATGATGATGGGCTTAAGCTGTTCTTGGATGCAGGTGTCAATTTGGAGTATAACTTCAGAGCGTTTACTAAAATCAATGATGAGCTTGTGACGCTGACAATAGGCAGTGAAGAGGGAGATATTAAGCGATTCTCAACAGGAGTGAATTTTGGAACAGGCCTTCAGTTTTCAGAAAAGGTAAAGCTAAGGGTAAACTATTACAAAGGCATGACAAACCTGCTACAGTCTAACAATGATGAATGGAATAATCATGTTGTAGGAGTGTCGTTAGATTACTTCTTTAAGGCATAA
- a CDS encoding long-chain fatty acid transport protein codes for MKIYLYKFLLVLLVLFIQTFDVLAQDGHYWTQHYGTKSMLLSNSVIGGVSDLGAVFYNPARLGMIDNPAFLLSADVYELNSYKFEDAVGENANLSKRDFGGVPSMAAGTFKLGFAPKHHFAYAVLQRQRIDLDLSYDEESFGDVLEAFPGDEYFRGLVRFKQNVKEEWFSVAWSYPVSEKLSLGLTTNGVIFEQSKGNNIELQALAENNEVAIFRFNRNFSFKKYGLIWKAGLSYLWKDVLLGLTVTTPMIEITGDGKYEFGEFFSGIEGVSTSPDLYTADNQSGLSAKRKTPLSIGLGASIPFNKSSLNISAEWFSGISSYTVMEIDPFVSQSDGDTINFQLVDDLNSVINVGVGAEIYLSEKVSGYVSMSTDFSAVPTDVTSFFSNGEVASNTAFSADYYHFAGGVVLNFKGADITLGTAYTGGSQDFARPFNFPEEGESNDIFDPNETAKIKWSRWRLVFSFSVPFFKDYAKKLEDKFDKKKE; via the coding sequence ATGAAAATATACCTTTACAAATTCCTGCTTGTATTACTGGTTTTGTTTATTCAAACCTTTGACGTCTTGGCCCAAGACGGTCATTATTGGACGCAGCATTATGGTACGAAGTCTATGCTATTGAGTAACTCGGTGATTGGTGGTGTAAGTGATCTGGGAGCCGTGTTTTATAACCCTGCCCGATTAGGGATGATCGATAACCCTGCCTTCTTGCTGAGTGCTGATGTATATGAATTGAATTCATATAAGTTTGAGGATGCCGTTGGTGAAAACGCCAATTTATCCAAGAGAGATTTTGGTGGAGTTCCCAGTATGGCAGCCGGTACGTTTAAGTTGGGTTTCGCTCCGAAACACCATTTTGCCTATGCAGTATTACAGCGACAGCGCATCGACTTGGATTTAAGTTATGATGAAGAATCGTTTGGCGATGTCTTGGAAGCTTTCCCAGGTGATGAATACTTCCGAGGACTGGTTCGCTTTAAGCAAAACGTCAAGGAAGAGTGGTTTTCGGTGGCATGGTCATATCCTGTCAGTGAGAAACTGAGCTTGGGGCTGACAACCAACGGGGTCATTTTTGAACAGAGCAAAGGGAATAATATTGAATTGCAGGCATTGGCAGAAAACAATGAGGTGGCAATATTCCGTTTTAACCGAAACTTCAGTTTCAAAAAGTATGGGTTAATCTGGAAAGCAGGTCTTTCTTACCTATGGAAAGATGTGTTGTTGGGCTTGACTGTAACCACTCCTATGATTGAGATTACAGGAGATGGGAAGTATGAATTTGGAGAGTTCTTTTCGGGGATAGAAGGCGTGTCGACAAGTCCGGACCTTTATACTGCGGATAACCAAAGTGGTTTGAGTGCCAAAAGGAAAACTCCTCTTTCGATTGGGCTTGGTGCAAGCATTCCATTTAACAAAAGCAGTCTCAATATAAGTGCTGAGTGGTTCAGTGGCATTTCTTCCTATACAGTTATGGAGATTGATCCATTTGTTTCCCAAAGTGATGGCGACACCATTAACTTTCAATTGGTTGATGACCTGAACAGTGTCATCAATGTAGGGGTTGGGGCTGAGATATACCTGAGTGAAAAAGTGTCAGGATATGTTAGTATGAGTACTGATTTTTCGGCAGTTCCAACAGATGTGACCAGCTTTTTCTCCAATGGTGAAGTAGCTTCCAATACGGCATTCTCGGCAGACTATTACCACTTTGCAGGAGGAGTAGTTTTGAACTTCAAAGGAGCTGATATCACCTTGGGAACGGCATACACAGGAGGAAGTCAGGATTTTGCAAGACCGTTTAATTTTCCTGAAGAGGGAGAGTCTAATGATATTTTTGATCCTAATGAAACTGCTAAAATCAAATGGAGCCGTTGGCGACTGGTGTTTAGTTTCTCGGTGCCATTCTTTAAGGACTACGCCAAGAAGCTGGAAGACAAATTCGATAAGAAGAAAGAGTAG
- a CDS encoding TetR/AcrR family transcriptional regulator — protein sequence MRNYSSKTDRPVTDIRSDASANRQAIILAARNAFIERGTEVSLTDIAKEAGVSRATLYRNFPDMETIVMEVFQYNLDILEERANTIEGEKDRFFKLLEVIIEQQTDFQWLASRLSHIDESIIQRIYTIFEQPVQEAKVSGCIREDFQLTEDLPLLLMMTSGALLLHDDTEKSFRVKRALTLILEGIRK from the coding sequence ATGAGAAATTACTCTTCAAAAACTGACCGTCCCGTCACTGATATCCGAAGTGATGCTTCAGCCAACAGGCAGGCGATTATACTTGCTGCCCGAAATGCCTTTATTGAAAGAGGGACAGAAGTATCTTTAACCGATATAGCGAAAGAAGCTGGTGTTTCGAGGGCAACACTATACCGAAACTTCCCTGATATGGAAACCATTGTCATGGAGGTATTTCAATATAACTTAGATATTCTGGAAGAACGTGCCAACACGATAGAGGGTGAAAAAGACCGATTTTTCAAGTTACTGGAAGTCATCATCGAACAACAAACAGATTTCCAATGGTTGGCCTCTAGGTTGTCACATATTGATGAAAGTATCATACAGCGCATCTATACTATCTTTGAACAACCCGTACAGGAAGCCAAGGTTTCAGGATGCATTCGAGAGGATTTTCAACTCACCGAGGACTTACCCTTGCTGCTGATGATGACAAGTGGAGCATTATTGTTACATGATGACACTGAAAAGTCTTTTAGGGTCAAGCGTGCCCTCACCTTAATACTGGAAGGAATAAGAAAGTAA
- a CDS encoding aldose epimerase family protein, with product MRWNNGIIGLLLLGGLSLASCKQENGNTQVNEATVNGKEWLSAKAFESKAGEKQTHLYLLKNSQGMTAAITNYGGRLVGLKVPDKNGNLMDVVVGFGSVEKFAESTEPYFGATIGRYGNRIANGKFMLDGEEYTLDTNNGPNMLHGGDKGFQYVVWDAQQKDEKTLELHFVEKHLEEGFPGNLDVYVTYSLTEDNGLSIEYKATTDQKTVVNLTNHAFFNLNGEGSGTILDHKLQVNADFYTPVDSTLIPSGELAEVENTPFDFRNAETIGKRIGEDNLQLTNGGGYDHNFVLSRGTDSETMFKAATVWGDKTGIKMEILTQEPGLQFYSGNFMKGQNTFKSGAKDDYRTAFCLETQHFPDSPNQPDFPSTVLEPNETYHTKSVYRFSVEK from the coding sequence ATGAGATGGAATAATGGAATCATAGGTTTGCTCCTTTTAGGAGGATTGTCCTTGGCAAGTTGCAAGCAGGAAAATGGTAATACTCAAGTAAATGAGGCAACCGTAAATGGTAAAGAATGGTTGTCAGCCAAGGCTTTTGAAAGCAAGGCAGGCGAAAAACAGACACATCTTTATTTGCTAAAAAACAGTCAGGGTATGACAGCCGCTATCACCAACTATGGTGGCAGGCTTGTAGGATTGAAAGTGCCGGACAAGAACGGAAACTTAATGGATGTTGTGGTTGGCTTCGGTAGTGTGGAGAAGTTTGCGGAGTCAACAGAACCTTATTTTGGCGCAACCATTGGACGGTATGGAAACCGGATTGCCAATGGGAAATTCATGTTGGATGGTGAGGAATATACACTGGACACCAACAACGGTCCCAATATGCTGCATGGGGGAGACAAGGGTTTTCAGTATGTAGTATGGGATGCTCAACAGAAGGATGAAAAGACCTTGGAGCTGCATTTTGTGGAAAAGCATTTGGAGGAAGGTTTCCCGGGTAATCTGGATGTTTATGTGACCTACAGTCTGACGGAAGACAATGGACTTTCGATTGAGTACAAGGCAACAACAGACCAAAAGACAGTGGTGAACCTGACCAATCACGCTTTCTTTAACCTGAATGGAGAAGGAAGTGGTACCATCTTGGATCACAAGCTGCAAGTCAATGCGGATTTTTATACGCCAGTAGATAGTACACTGATTCCTTCAGGCGAGCTGGCAGAAGTTGAAAATACACCTTTTGATTTCCGAAATGCTGAGACGATTGGTAAAAGAATTGGTGAAGACAACCTTCAGTTGACCAATGGAGGAGGCTATGACCACAATTTTGTATTGAGCAGAGGGACTGATTCAGAAACAATGTTCAAGGCTGCTACTGTATGGGGAGACAAGACAGGAATCAAAATGGAAATTCTGACGCAGGAACCGGGTTTGCAGTTCTACAGCGGCAACTTTATGAAAGGTCAGAATACCTTCAAGAGTGGTGCAAAGGATGATTACAGGACGGCATTCTGTCTGGAGACACAGCACTTTCCGGATTCACCTAATCAACCGGATTTTCCATCAACGGTATTGGAGCCAAACGAAACGTATCATACCAAATCGGTTTACAGGTTTTCGGTAGAAAAATAG
- a CDS encoding glycoside hydrolase 5 family protein gives MKKILIYAAVAATFFACKQAQKHEVANETKKEVGTRWTVEEAEAWSKKMGWMTGGNFQPSTAINQLEMWQAETFDPETMDRELGYAESIGFNAMRVYLHHVAWEQDKQGFKNRVKQYLSIADKHGIKTIFVFFDDCWNATYVAGTQPEPKTGIHNSGWVQDPGPSVHGDTTMYPLLESYVKDVLTEFSGDERIAIWDLYNEPGNSGYGNKSMPLLKKVFEWAREVDPTQPISAGFWNIELKELNAFQLAHSDITTYHNYMDPKTHQSWIDSLKTYGRPMVCTEYMARTNGNTFLNTLPMLKREGISAINWGLVSGKTNTIYAWDTPVEDGSEPETWFHDVFRKDGTPYSEEEVNLIKELNEKVQ, from the coding sequence ATGAAAAAGATCTTAATCTATGCAGCAGTAGCGGCAACTTTTTTTGCCTGTAAGCAAGCACAAAAGCATGAAGTAGCAAATGAGACCAAGAAGGAAGTAGGCACCAGATGGACAGTGGAGGAAGCAGAAGCATGGTCAAAGAAAATGGGTTGGATGACAGGCGGAAACTTCCAGCCAAGCACGGCCATCAACCAGCTGGAGATGTGGCAGGCGGAGACTTTTGACCCTGAAACAATGGACAGAGAATTGGGCTATGCAGAATCGATCGGGTTCAATGCCATGCGCGTATACCTGCACCATGTCGCTTGGGAACAGGACAAGCAAGGTTTCAAGAACCGTGTAAAGCAGTACTTGAGCATTGCAGACAAGCACGGCATTAAAACCATCTTTGTCTTCTTTGATGACTGCTGGAATGCGACTTATGTCGCTGGTACACAGCCTGAGCCTAAAACGGGTATCCACAACTCCGGTTGGGTACAGGATCCGGGACCTTCGGTACATGGTGATACGACAATGTATCCTTTGCTTGAAAGCTATGTAAAGGATGTTTTGACAGAGTTTTCGGGTGATGAGCGTATTGCAATTTGGGACCTTTACAACGAGCCAGGTAACAGTGGTTATGGTAATAAGTCAATGCCATTGCTGAAAAAAGTATTTGAATGGGCAAGAGAAGTGGACCCTACACAGCCTATTTCAGCAGGTTTCTGGAATATCGAGCTGAAGGAGTTGAATGCTTTCCAGTTGGCGCATTCTGATATTACCACTTACCATAATTACATGGACCCGAAGACACACCAGAGCTGGATTGACAGTCTGAAAACTTACGGCAGACCGATGGTATGTACAGAGTATATGGCACGTACCAATGGCAATACTTTCCTGAATACTTTGCCGATGCTGAAGCGAGAAGGAATCAGTGCCATCAACTGGGGATTGGTGTCAGGAAAGACAAATACCATTTACGCTTGGGATACACCAGTAGAAGATGGCTCAGAGCCAGAAACTTGGTTCCATGATGTATTCAGAAAAGATGGTACACCATACTCTGAGGAGGAGGTGAACCTGATCAAGGAACTGAATGAGAAAGTTCAGTAG
- a CDS encoding RICIN domain-containing protein: MKRNLLLVFCLTILSMGFATAQEILLEDVTSFYPRMIRLAASGNANGRLIASFDVIGAGHIYQSTDDGNSWSQIAVIPETQYQNTCCSELYEVPQQLGNTAAGTLFWTVSAHNGAAPAARALKIYKSTDHGYTWSLFSTPVTGNTGLWEAEFAIDDNGNLVMYYASEEHKSSGYNQLIAHKVSTDGGQTWGGEVIDIGMPDNIQRPGMPTVSKLPNGDYVMAYEICGSTYNCDAFVRTSSDGLNWGTVTSTGTRVESVSGNHFSHAPTITWIDNGTANGELLMAAQVLRDGNNVNASRNGQVYFVNSTNASGLWAERAAPIFSPSDGTNPCGSYSTQFVSKANGAEIIQMANKECRMYVASGPFNAPIADGVYRLVAKHSGKALDVDACATSDGANVQQWPWAGRDCQRWKFEYLGNREYKITAQVSGKALEVDACATGNGGNVQQWPWNGADCQRWYVEEVGGGYYRLVSKNSGKVLDVSGCNIADGQNVQQWEWLGGDCQQWKIEPVSPNQVTEGTFRISAKHSQKVLDVDACSTTAGANVQQWPWNGADCQKWTVQATADGYYELISVVSGLALDVDACLSVSGQNVQQWTSNGANCQRWGFEEVETGYYRIISKNGKKVLDVSACSTADGANVQLWDWIGGDCQRWLLTSVGAGAREGIQEMDKELTLKVYPNPSPGTFQLDFNSKIEERVTVSVTNILGQEISRKEITFQKGLNSFDIKIPSGSKGMHIISFEADGINHTKKILIEQ; the protein is encoded by the coding sequence ATGAAACGCAATTTATTACTGGTTTTCTGCTTGACAATACTATCAATGGGCTTTGCTACAGCTCAGGAAATTTTGTTGGAAGATGTCACTTCCTTTTACCCAAGGATGATCAGGCTTGCTGCCAGCGGGAATGCAAATGGTCGCCTGATTGCCAGTTTTGATGTGATTGGTGCAGGGCATATCTACCAGAGCACTGATGATGGCAATAGCTGGTCTCAGATAGCAGTCATTCCGGAAACCCAGTATCAGAATACCTGTTGCAGCGAACTGTATGAAGTACCCCAGCAATTGGGTAATACAGCAGCCGGAACCTTGTTTTGGACCGTTTCTGCCCACAATGGAGCAGCGCCTGCAGCCAGAGCCTTGAAGATTTACAAGAGTACGGACCATGGCTATACATGGAGCCTTTTCTCCACGCCAGTTACGGGGAATACAGGACTTTGGGAAGCGGAATTTGCCATTGATGACAATGGAAACCTTGTCATGTATTATGCTTCCGAAGAACATAAGTCATCAGGCTATAACCAGTTGATCGCCCATAAGGTATCCACAGATGGAGGACAGACTTGGGGAGGGGAGGTCATAGACATTGGTATGCCCGATAATATTCAGCGTCCAGGAATGCCTACCGTTTCCAAGTTACCGAATGGTGATTATGTCATGGCATATGAGATCTGTGGCAGTACCTATAACTGTGATGCATTTGTAAGGACTTCTTCAGATGGGCTTAACTGGGGAACTGTCACATCCACCGGAACAAGAGTGGAATCTGTGTCAGGAAACCACTTCTCGCATGCTCCAACCATCACTTGGATTGACAATGGCACTGCTAATGGAGAACTGTTGATGGCTGCTCAGGTACTCAGGGATGGGAATAACGTTAATGCATCTCGGAACGGGCAGGTGTACTTTGTAAATAGTACCAATGCCAGTGGCTTATGGGCTGAAAGAGCGGCACCCATCTTCTCTCCAAGCGATGGGACAAACCCTTGTGGCAGTTACAGCACCCAGTTTGTATCAAAGGCAAACGGGGCAGAGATCATTCAGATGGCGAACAAAGAATGCAGAATGTATGTGGCATCAGGTCCATTCAATGCCCCAATAGCGGATGGCGTCTACCGTTTGGTAGCCAAACACAGCGGTAAAGCATTGGATGTCGATGCTTGCGCTACCAGTGATGGCGCCAATGTACAGCAGTGGCCATGGGCAGGTAGAGATTGCCAGCGCTGGAAGTTTGAGTATCTGGGGAACAGGGAATACAAAATTACAGCTCAGGTAAGTGGAAAGGCTTTGGAAGTGGATGCTTGCGCAACAGGCAATGGAGGAAATGTGCAGCAATGGCCTTGGAATGGTGCTGATTGTCAAAGGTGGTATGTAGAAGAAGTAGGAGGAGGTTATTACCGTTTGGTATCCAAGAATAGTGGAAAAGTACTGGATGTATCGGGCTGCAATATAGCAGACGGTCAGAATGTACAGCAGTGGGAGTGGCTTGGTGGTGACTGTCAGCAATGGAAGATCGAACCTGTCAGCCCAAATCAGGTAACTGAAGGCACATTCCGCATTTCTGCAAAACATAGCCAGAAAGTATTGGACGTTGATGCCTGTTCTACAACAGCTGGAGCCAACGTACAACAATGGCCTTGGAACGGAGCAGACTGCCAGAAATGGACGGTACAGGCCACAGCGGATGGCTACTATGAGTTGATCTCAGTGGTAAGTGGATTGGCTTTGGATGTGGATGCCTGTTTGTCAGTAAGTGGTCAGAATGTACAGCAGTGGACTTCCAATGGGGCAAACTGCCAACGCTGGGGTTTTGAAGAAGTGGAGACGGGTTATTACCGGATTATCTCCAAGAATGGGAAAAAGGTGCTGGATGTTTCAGCCTGTTCAACAGCTGACGGTGCCAATGTTCAGCTCTGGGACTGGATTGGTGGTGATTGCCAACGTTGGCTGCTAACCTCAGTAGGAGCAGGAGCAAGAGAGGGGATTCAAGAGATGGACAAGGAGTTGACGCTGAAAGTCTATCCCAACCCATCACCCGGTACTTTCCAACTGGATTTCAATAGCAAGATAGAAGAGCGTGTCACTGTTTCAGTCACAAATATTTTGGGACAGGAAATCAGCAGAAAGGAAATCACTTTCCAGAAAGGACTCAACAGTTTTGATATCAAAATTCCGTCAGGCAGTAAAGGTATGCATATCATATCCTTTGAAGCGGATGGTATTAATCACACGAAAAAAATCCTAATCGAACAGTAA
- a CDS encoding helix-turn-helix domain-containing protein, translating into MKKISILNISEFESMEGSVDFYCNTFSNHLETHHKSILIPHKHDFFLTVLFTQGTGIHEIDFERYPIEAGSVFMMNPGQTHYWELSDDVEGIIFFHTQEFFDISFTNQSIFDFPFFYSLLNPSVLFLSGTECGKLSHFFEELLSEYTSPQLFTRQKVSSLLSYIYIELSRKFFSVQENGIQKSSTYSRHLRNLEILIEQNYKEEKSPAAYAEMLNITKRHLNRLAQESLGKTVTELITERVLLEAKRMLVSTSSSFSEISYDLGYGDYAYFSRVFKKWTGVTPSEFSKQYRVQ; encoded by the coding sequence ATGAAAAAAATCAGCATACTGAATATATCGGAGTTTGAGAGTATGGAAGGCTCGGTAGACTTTTACTGCAATACTTTCAGTAACCACTTGGAGACGCACCATAAAAGTATTCTGATCCCACATAAGCATGATTTTTTTCTGACAGTTTTGTTTACGCAAGGAACGGGCATTCATGAAATAGATTTTGAACGGTATCCTATTGAGGCAGGGAGTGTATTTATGATGAACCCTGGGCAAACACATTACTGGGAGCTGTCTGATGATGTTGAGGGGATTATCTTCTTTCATACACAGGAGTTTTTTGACATTTCCTTTACCAATCAGTCCATCTTTGACTTTCCTTTTTTTTACTCATTATTAAATCCTTCGGTGCTTTTCCTGTCAGGAACAGAATGTGGTAAACTGTCTCACTTTTTTGAAGAGTTGCTTTCAGAATACACATCTCCACAGCTGTTTACAAGACAAAAGGTTTCCTCATTGTTGAGCTATATCTATATCGAGTTAAGCAGGAAGTTCTTTAGTGTACAGGAAAATGGCATTCAAAAGTCCAGTACCTATTCACGGCACTTGCGAAATCTGGAAATATTGATTGAGCAAAATTATAAAGAGGAAAAGTCGCCAGCGGCTTATGCGGAAATGTTGAATATCACCAAGCGGCACCTGAACCGACTAGCGCAAGAGTCTTTGGGTAAGACCGTTACCGAATTGATTACAGAGCGGGTTTTGCTGGAAGCCAAGCGAATGCTGGTTTCTACAAGTAGTTCATTCTCTGAGATTTCCTATGATTTGGGGTATGGGGATTACGCCTATTTTTCAAGAGTATTTAAAAAGTGGACAGGTGTAACACCTTCTGAGTTTAGCAAGCAATATAGAGTGCAATAA